One window of the Pedobacter ginsengisoli genome contains the following:
- a CDS encoding ABC transporter ATP-binding protein: MKDPIIQLKGLTKCYGPQRAVDDLSLNISKGEIFGLLGPNGAGKTTTILMMLGLTDPTNGTAFVCGYNATSNPIAVKRKVGYMPDSLGFYDNMTALENLKYIARLNGLSENEIRIRTSELMEIVGLSSVMTKKTSTFSRGMKQRLGLAEVLIKQPDVIILDEPTLGIDPGGVQEFLTLIKRLSKEQELTVLLSSHHLHHVQQVCDRVGIFVKGKLLAQSNIETLSADLFGHMGHVVSIKSAHAIPQPWSLQQELEQWEAIKQITIDKETIVFECKQNITPALVRFFVENGYDILGVHQKDYGLDDIYQKYFEDIN, translated from the coding sequence ATGAAGGATCCTATAATACAACTGAAGGGCCTAACCAAATGTTATGGCCCTCAAAGAGCCGTAGATGATCTGAGCCTCAATATCAGTAAAGGAGAGATCTTTGGACTACTGGGGCCTAACGGAGCAGGTAAAACCACAACTATACTCATGATGCTGGGGCTTACTGATCCAACCAATGGTACTGCATTTGTTTGTGGCTATAACGCAACAAGTAACCCCATTGCTGTAAAAAGAAAAGTAGGTTACATGCCCGATAGTTTAGGCTTTTATGATAACATGACAGCGCTGGAAAACCTAAAGTACATCGCAAGGTTAAATGGCCTCTCCGAAAATGAAATCAGAATACGAACATCAGAGCTGATGGAGATTGTTGGGCTTTCTTCGGTGATGACCAAGAAAACATCAACTTTCTCCCGAGGTATGAAACAACGCCTCGGCCTGGCCGAAGTATTAATTAAGCAACCAGATGTGATCATTCTTGATGAACCAACCCTGGGAATTGATCCAGGCGGCGTACAAGAGTTTCTGACACTTATAAAGCGTTTAAGCAAAGAGCAGGAATTGACCGTTCTGCTTTCTTCACATCATTTACATCACGTTCAGCAAGTATGCGATCGGGTAGGGATCTTTGTAAAAGGCAAATTATTGGCCCAGAGCAATATAGAAACCTTATCGGCCGATTTGTTTGGCCACATGGGACATGTTGTATCTATAAAGTCAGCACATGCTATTCCTCAGCCCTGGTCGCTGCAACAGGAACTGGAGCAATGGGAAGCCATTAAACAGATTACAATAGATAAAGAAACGATAGTGTTTGAATGTAAACAGAACATTACACCGGCACTGGTCCGCTTTTTTGTTGAAAACGGATACGACATCCTTGGGGTACATCAAAAAGACTATGGCCTGGATGACATCTATCAAAAATATTTTGAAGACATTAATTGA
- a CDS encoding ABC transporter permease subunit, with amino-acid sequence MIILTFISSMYVSLGNIRSAISNTNDPDHTFLYLKLLTTTDNSTPPFHVFLSFLGPLLGISLGFDAINVEQNNGTLTRIMAQPIYRDNLLLAKFVSAMIMVGTLFFVLTLLMTGGGLILTGVRMEPQELLRILGFVVISVIYVGFWLSLSIVLSIKFRQAATSALTAIGIWLFFTVFYQIIVNLAIRSILPDPSFLSQDQILRYNEFILDLLRIAPNQLYTEASTTMLMPSVRSLGPMTMEQMAGAIPAPLPFRESLMIVWPQVSGLIGATAACFALSYYLFMRREIRG; translated from the coding sequence TTGATCATACTAACGTTTATTAGTTCAATGTACGTGTCCTTAGGTAATATCCGCTCAGCCATAAGCAATACCAATGATCCGGATCACACTTTTCTATACCTTAAGTTATTAACTACCACTGATAATTCCACGCCGCCCTTCCATGTGTTCCTGAGTTTTCTTGGCCCCTTATTAGGTATCAGTCTGGGGTTCGATGCCATCAATGTAGAGCAGAACAACGGAACGCTTACAAGAATTATGGCACAGCCCATTTATAGGGACAACCTCTTGCTGGCCAAGTTTGTAAGTGCCATGATCATGGTAGGCACCTTATTCTTCGTATTAACTTTGTTGATGACAGGAGGAGGTCTGATCCTGACAGGGGTAAGGATGGAGCCACAGGAACTGTTAAGGATACTAGGCTTCGTGGTGATCAGCGTTATCTATGTAGGCTTTTGGCTGAGTTTGTCTATCGTACTATCCATTAAGTTCAGGCAAGCGGCTACTTCAGCACTTACCGCTATAGGTATATGGCTATTTTTTACAGTATTTTACCAGATTATTGTCAATCTTGCAATCAGGTCCATTCTGCCTGATCCCAGTTTTTTGAGTCAGGACCAAATCCTGCGTTACAACGAGTTTATCCTCGATCTGTTGCGAATCGCACCCAACCAGCTTTATACAGAGGCAAGCACAACCATGCTGATGCCATCCGTTCGAAGTCTTGGTCCGATGACCATGGAGCAAATGGCCGGGGCAATACCTGCGCCTTTGCCATTCAGAGAAAGCTTAATGATCGTGTGGCCTCAGGTAAGTGGTCTCATAGGAGCAACCGCAGCTTGCTTTGCGCTTTCCTACTATCTGTTTATGCGCAGGGAGATCCGGGGTTAG
- the blaOXA gene encoding class D beta-lactamase yields the protein MQKKRLSILILLLILISSSSFNILPKDVIRNDFKKYYDKFNVQGSFVIYNQKEAEYTYYNKEQTSQAFTPASTFKICNTLISLDSKVINDENVVIKWDGKERQNSVWNHDTNMRDAFKNSTVWFYQELARRVGETRMRNLIKKARYGNCDISGGIDAFWLSGGLRISPNQQIEFLRKLQGSKLPFSKSSMDILKDIMIVENKSNYVVRAKTGSGKQDGKYIGWYVGYVTTKDNIFYFSNCIQSTEKNPDFNNARTEITNSILDEIGILK from the coding sequence ATGCAAAAAAAGCGGCTATCAATCTTAATACTCTTATTAATTCTCATATCTAGTAGTTCCTTTAATATCCTGCCAAAGGATGTAATAAGGAACGATTTCAAAAAGTACTATGATAAATTTAACGTACAGGGTTCATTTGTAATTTATAATCAGAAAGAGGCTGAGTACACTTATTATAATAAGGAACAAACTTCTCAGGCGTTTACTCCTGCATCCACATTCAAGATTTGCAATACATTAATTTCACTAGATAGCAAAGTTATTAATGATGAAAATGTAGTGATCAAATGGGATGGTAAAGAACGTCAAAATTCCGTTTGGAACCATGATACGAATATGAGAGATGCTTTTAAAAATTCAACTGTTTGGTTCTATCAGGAATTGGCGAGAAGAGTCGGAGAAACACGAATGAGAAATTTGATAAAAAAGGCTCGTTATGGAAACTGTGATATAAGTGGAGGTATTGATGCATTCTGGTTATCTGGAGGCCTTAGGATATCACCAAATCAACAAATCGAGTTTCTAAGAAAGTTGCAGGGTAGCAAACTCCCATTTTCTAAATCATCGATGGATATTTTAAAAGATATTATGATCGTTGAGAATAAATCAAATTACGTAGTACGTGCAAAAACTGGTTCCGGCAAGCAAGATGGTAAATACATTGGGTGGTATGTAGGTTATGTTACTACTAAAGACAATATTTTTTATTTTTCAAATTGCATCCAATCGACAGAGAAAAATCCAGATTTTAATAATGCCCGTACTGAAATTACAAACAGCATTCTTGATGAAATAGGTATTTTGAAATAG
- a CDS encoding putative phage abortive infection protein — protein MNHYFRQLYHIFKYVHLSPLITDDRRSFYTSLIRAQLSQNELYAIVYNSLIPGYGSPKFLFLIKQYDVVKNFNPGNIPDPIIWRFFNAEKESVSDPFLAGH, from the coding sequence TTGAATCACTACTTCCGACAGTTGTATCATATATTCAAATATGTACACCTATCACCTTTGATAACTGATGACAGAAGAAGCTTTTATACAAGTTTGATAAGAGCTCAACTCTCGCAGAATGAACTATATGCAATAGTTTATAACTCATTGATTCCGGGTTATGGTAGTCCAAAGTTTCTGTTCCTGATCAAGCAATATGATGTCGTTAAGAACTTCAATCCAGGCAACATCCCTGATCCAATAATATGGAGGTTCTTCAATGCTGAAAAGGAAAGCGTTTCCGATCCCTTCTTGGCTGGCCATTAG
- a CDS encoding DUF2490 domain-containing protein, whose product MRLSLFLLTTLCFFCSTGIAQTIQQNSGWLFLMNTTKFNDKWGAHLDVQLRSANNWEQLRNFMFRPGVTYYINNKNEVTLGYLLNETFTQLTGVSDNRLTEHRIWQQYIYKHKISTILTSHRFRTEQRFIERYGKNDLFSQRFRYFLRFILPLKKGQENFDKGPFVALQNEVFLNLQNKDDLNGHVFDQNRAYGAVGYRLSKKLDIEAGYLNQTSKGLNNSTMNHAIQLALYTRF is encoded by the coding sequence ATGCGTCTATCCTTATTCTTGCTAACTACGTTATGTTTCTTTTGCTCTACAGGCATAGCCCAGACCATACAACAAAACAGTGGCTGGTTATTTTTAATGAATACAACCAAGTTCAATGATAAGTGGGGTGCACATCTGGATGTTCAGCTGAGAAGTGCCAACAACTGGGAACAGCTAAGGAATTTCATGTTCAGGCCTGGAGTTACCTACTACATTAACAACAAAAATGAAGTAACATTAGGCTACTTATTAAATGAAACCTTTACCCAGTTAACGGGTGTTAGTGACAATAGATTAACTGAACACAGGATATGGCAGCAATACATCTACAAACACAAAATCAGCACAATACTTACCAGCCACAGATTTAGAACAGAACAACGATTTATTGAAAGATATGGAAAAAATGATCTGTTCTCTCAACGTTTCAGATATTTCTTAAGATTTATTCTTCCGTTAAAAAAAGGGCAAGAGAACTTTGATAAAGGCCCGTTTGTGGCATTACAAAATGAGGTATTTTTAAACCTGCAGAATAAAGACGATCTAAATGGCCATGTATTTGACCAAAATAGGGCTTATGGCGCTGTGGGATATAGATTAAGTAAAAAACTAGATATTGAGGCTGGTTATCTAAACCAAACTTCTAAAGGTTTAAATAACTCTACTATGAACCATGCAATTCAGCTTGCTTTATACACACGCTTTTAA
- a CDS encoding head GIN domain-containing protein has translation MKKTFLFASMLCMVGFNAISKNAVGATASFAKIYTPSSDDRNVKNFTGVAAGGPINVVIKMGNTESLKFEGDAEAISTLVSEVKGNILVIRPKTSWTSWAKKYEGKTITAYVTAKDITSLTMSGNGSIIVSGALTSGEFTTTLSGSGSIKANITADKLTGVISGSGDLNISGKTDVVQVTISGSGNLNGKALTTNRLSTRISGSGTVSIKTDGTIKAFISGSGKVYYTGNPTIEKTVIGSGGVSEL, from the coding sequence ATGAAAAAGACATTTTTGTTTGCCTCCATGTTATGTATGGTAGGCTTTAATGCAATTTCTAAAAATGCTGTTGGTGCCACAGCCTCATTTGCTAAAATCTATACCCCATCTTCTGATGACAGAAATGTAAAAAACTTCACCGGTGTTGCTGCGGGAGGCCCAATTAATGTTGTTATTAAAATGGGTAATACTGAAAGCTTAAAGTTTGAGGGTGATGCAGAGGCTATTTCTACTTTAGTAAGTGAAGTTAAGGGCAACATACTAGTAATTCGCCCAAAAACAAGCTGGACAAGCTGGGCAAAAAAGTATGAAGGTAAAACCATTACTGCATACGTAACGGCAAAAGACATTACCAGCCTAACAATGAGTGGCAATGGGAGCATAATAGTATCTGGTGCATTAACCAGTGGCGAATTTACAACTACTCTTAGTGGTTCTGGAAGTATAAAAGCAAATATTACTGCAGACAAATTAACCGGAGTTATCAGTGGTTCTGGTGATCTAAACATAAGTGGTAAGACAGACGTTGTTCAGGTTACGATTAGCGGATCAGGAAATTTAAATGGAAAAGCGCTAACAACCAACAGATTATCAACAAGAATTAGTGGATCTGGCACTGTAAGTATCAAAACTGACGGTACGATTAAAGCATTTATAAGTGGATCTGGTAAAGTTTATTACACTGGAAATCCTACTATCGAAAAAACCGTGATAGGCTCAGGTGGTGTAAGTGAATTATAA
- a CDS encoding serine hydrolase domain-containing protein has protein sequence MKQILGIFILAFLFSSVKGQELTHFADSIRVKNEIPELSYAALTADSVLIKNVIGFRQSNVQNDQTKAKADDYFHLGSNTKAITGFIAGYLVESKKITWNTKFFALFPEWKKDANPAFYEITLLDLLSHRAHVKPYTSGAEFQSLPKFAGTKDEQRKLFVKYLISNDALEKNNETYNYSNAGYSVAAAMLEKASGKTWERLLDEVLSKKLHLRYKLGWPNRTDINQPWGHWIENNKLTPLSSHTDYNLNLIEPAGDISMPLKDYIKFVQLNLSGLRGKSNFLKAETYNYLHYGLKDYSIGWLNVNMPDKHSSEHAGSAGTFYCYTLINKDKNVAYIIMANSATESTLTGIFKLLEKMIKTVESKM, from the coding sequence ATGAAGCAAATATTAGGGATCTTTATTCTCGCGTTTCTGTTCTCTTCTGTAAAGGGTCAGGAGTTGACTCATTTTGCAGATAGTATAAGGGTTAAAAATGAAATACCTGAATTAAGTTATGCTGCCCTTACTGCCGATAGCGTATTGATAAAAAATGTAATTGGCTTTAGGCAATCCAACGTTCAAAATGATCAAACAAAAGCCAAGGCTGATGATTACTTTCATCTGGGCTCTAACACAAAGGCAATAACCGGTTTTATCGCAGGTTACCTGGTTGAGAGCAAAAAGATTACCTGGAACACAAAGTTTTTCGCCTTATTTCCGGAATGGAAAAAAGACGCCAACCCTGCTTTTTATGAAATTACACTTCTCGATCTTTTGTCGCACAGAGCACATGTTAAGCCCTATACCAGTGGTGCTGAGTTTCAATCCTTACCTAAATTTGCCGGCACTAAGGACGAGCAACGCAAGTTGTTTGTAAAATATCTGATCAGCAATGATGCACTTGAAAAAAACAATGAAACCTATAATTACTCGAATGCCGGATACAGTGTTGCCGCAGCTATGCTTGAAAAAGCCAGTGGAAAAACATGGGAAAGACTACTTGATGAGGTACTTTCAAAAAAACTTCATTTACGATATAAGCTAGGTTGGCCAAACAGAACGGACATAAATCAGCCCTGGGGACATTGGATTGAAAATAACAAATTAACGCCTCTATCTTCTCATACAGATTACAATTTAAATTTGATTGAACCTGCCGGCGACATAAGTATGCCATTAAAAGATTACATTAAATTTGTTCAGCTAAACCTATCGGGGTTAAGAGGTAAAAGCAATTTCTTAAAAGCTGAAACTTATAATTACCTGCATTATGGATTAAAAGATTATTCAATAGGATGGCTTAATGTAAATATGCCAGATAAGCATTCATCTGAACATGCTGGTTCTGCAGGTACTTTTTACTGTTATACCTTAATTAACAAGGATAAAAATGTTGCTTATATTATTATGGCCAATTCTGCTACAGAGAGCACCCTTACAGGAATATTTAAGCTTCTCGAAAAGATGATAAAAACTGTGGAAAGTAAAATGTAA
- a CDS encoding ATP-binding protein → MNDLSAFNWSLKRTLANVSDPIERAKVTVFFIVFLLNFPKIGLSVTDHLISHSYNKLIDDSVSLLITLLVLKLLLYRPETVKALIHIALIAITIFIIRDLLFHTVSIPIMQDIFMAMTFSFYGLGRRWGIAYCSIFTIGMCFALTHRGNDIMVLSSQYDNHTISIFVIGINFVAIAASHYYFYSVLYGTLNEKRVLNEELQLTVKSKTDFLSTMSHELRTPLNSVIGMSNVLLSDNPNKEQKENLDVLKFSAESLLSLINNILDFNKIDSGKIELESIPFDISTLIKNACAGFGAKAGEKRLNYHVQIDKQIGKQQVIGDPTRLVQIIFNLVSNAIKFTQKGMVEVRAIIRRKNQDGIVIRFSVKDTGIGISPEKQKIIFEPFLQASKSITRNFGGTGLGLSIVKHLLEQMGSKIVIDSEVGKGTRFYFDIKYATAELEVHLADTTEEKEVDIDQLKILLAEDNAMNILFMKKLLSTWNTQVEIAENGEEAVRLATENDFNVILMDLNMPVMDGYAATKMIRKIADPNKSNVHIIALTASASDEVREKIEECKMDDYLSKPFQPDELRGKLQIVQERITKFDTF, encoded by the coding sequence GTGAACGATTTATCTGCATTTAATTGGTCTCTCAAACGAACCCTAGCTAACGTCTCTGATCCTATTGAAAGAGCCAAGGTAACTGTGTTTTTCATCGTTTTCCTGTTAAATTTTCCAAAAATTGGACTGTCAGTTACCGATCATTTAATCAGCCATAGCTATAATAAGCTTATCGACGATTCAGTTTCACTCCTAATTACACTGTTAGTACTTAAACTGTTGCTCTACAGGCCAGAAACTGTAAAAGCATTAATACATATTGCCTTAATAGCAATCACCATTTTTATTATAAGAGACTTACTTTTTCATACTGTAAGCATCCCCATCATGCAAGATATTTTTATGGCCATGACCTTTAGTTTCTACGGGCTGGGCAGACGATGGGGTATTGCTTATTGTTCAATTTTTACAATAGGAATGTGCTTTGCACTTACTCATCGTGGAAATGATATTATGGTTCTTAGTAGCCAATATGACAATCATACAATTTCAATATTCGTAATTGGGATCAACTTTGTTGCTATAGCAGCATCTCATTATTATTTTTATAGTGTTTTGTATGGAACTCTTAATGAGAAAAGGGTACTTAATGAGGAACTTCAGCTTACTGTTAAATCTAAAACAGATTTTCTCTCTACAATGTCTCACGAATTAAGGACTCCCTTGAATTCGGTGATAGGAATGTCAAATGTTTTATTAAGCGATAATCCCAATAAAGAGCAAAAGGAAAATCTTGATGTGCTTAAATTCTCAGCCGAGAGTTTGCTGTCGTTGATAAATAATATTTTAGATTTCAATAAAATAGATTCAGGAAAAATAGAACTGGAGTCTATTCCTTTTGATATCTCTACTTTGATAAAAAATGCTTGTGCAGGCTTTGGTGCCAAGGCGGGAGAAAAGAGGCTAAATTATCATGTTCAAATAGATAAGCAGATTGGAAAACAGCAAGTAATTGGCGACCCAACACGACTTGTCCAGATTATTTTTAACCTGGTTAGCAATGCCATTAAATTTACCCAAAAAGGAATGGTGGAAGTGCGCGCAATTATCAGGAGAAAAAACCAGGATGGTATTGTAATAAGGTTTTCAGTTAAAGATACAGGAATAGGTATCAGTCCGGAAAAGCAAAAAATTATATTTGAACCTTTTTTGCAGGCTTCAAAAAGTATTACGAGGAATTTTGGTGGTACAGGATTAGGCCTTTCCATTGTAAAACACTTGTTAGAGCAGATGGGAAGTAAAATAGTTATAGATAGTGAGGTAGGTAAGGGAACAAGATTTTATTTTGATATTAAATATGCAACCGCTGAACTTGAGGTTCATTTAGCAGATACAACAGAGGAGAAAGAAGTGGATATTGATCAGCTAAAAATCCTTCTGGCCGAAGACAATGCAATGAATATATTGTTCATGAAAAAACTCTTATCGACCTGGAATACCCAGGTTGAAATTGCCGAAAATGGAGAAGAGGCTGTAAGATTGGCTACTGAAAATGATTTTAATGTAATATTAATGGATTTGAACATGCCAGTAATGGATGGATATGCTGCAACTAAGATGATCAGAAAAATTGCCGATCCAAACAAGTCAAATGTTCATATTATCGCGCTTACGGCTTCGGCATCTGATGAGGTAAGGGAAAAAATAGAGGAGTGTAAAATGGACGATTATCTGAGTAAGCCCTTTCAACCAGATGAATTAAGAGGGAAATTACAGATTGTTCAGGAGCGCATTACAAAGTTCGATACTTTTTAA
- a CDS encoding ROK family protein, with amino-acid sequence MTATIRKYHILRKEVIKQLYYGKMLTLTELSSLSNKSLPLITNAVNDLVKDGYVLEHGLAPSSGGRRPLTFSLNPQKQMYIIAVAMDQLVTRMVIYDLLNRPQNITYTLSLSLAEDADALTKLIQFIRSNIKLSGISSDQFLGIGIGMPGFVNAEQGVNYTFLKSPEEKGLRDYLKKSIGLPVFIENDSSLIAFAELKFGIGRGFNDIMVINIGWGIGLGMIINGSLFKGHNGYAGEFSHIPLAQSNKLCSCGKRGCLEVDTSLLVLVERAKSEMAEGVSSSMENLFKDESRLHGDHFLDAARAGDPLAISILSDAAFLIGKGIATLIHIMNPELIVLGGRGAAAGKFLMAPIQQAINEFCIPRLAEHTEIKVSGLASESELLGAATLVVENCDFA; translated from the coding sequence ATGACCGCAACAATTAGAAAGTACCACATCTTAAGAAAAGAAGTGATCAAACAGCTCTACTATGGCAAAATGCTCACTTTAACTGAATTGAGTTCTCTAAGTAATAAAAGCTTACCATTAATTACCAATGCTGTTAATGATTTGGTAAAAGATGGTTATGTTCTTGAACACGGCCTTGCCCCTTCAAGTGGCGGCCGAAGACCCCTCACTTTTTCATTGAACCCCCAAAAACAAATGTATATCATTGCTGTGGCTATGGATCAGTTAGTAACCCGAATGGTTATTTATGATTTGTTAAACAGACCTCAAAATATAACTTATACCCTCTCCCTTAGTTTAGCGGAGGATGCTGATGCTTTGACCAAATTAATTCAATTCATCAGATCCAATATAAAACTTTCAGGAATTTCATCTGATCAGTTCCTGGGTATTGGTATAGGGATGCCGGGTTTTGTGAATGCAGAACAAGGGGTTAATTATACCTTTCTTAAATCTCCGGAAGAAAAAGGCTTAAGAGACTATTTAAAGAAATCTATTGGTTTACCTGTATTTATTGAAAATGACTCCAGCTTAATTGCTTTCGCAGAACTGAAATTTGGGATTGGAAGAGGTTTTAATGATATTATGGTTATAAATATTGGCTGGGGAATTGGCCTTGGAATGATCATTAACGGCAGCTTATTTAAAGGGCATAATGGGTATGCTGGTGAATTTAGTCATATCCCTTTAGCTCAAAGTAACAAATTATGCTCATGCGGTAAAAGAGGATGTTTGGAAGTAGATACCTCATTATTAGTTCTGGTTGAAAGGGCCAAATCTGAAATGGCAGAAGGGGTAAGCTCAAGCATGGAGAATTTATTTAAAGATGAATCGAGATTACACGGAGATCATTTTCTGGACGCGGCAAGGGCTGGAGATCCTTTAGCCATCTCAATCTTGTCTGATGCCGCATTTTTAATAGGAAAAGGAATTGCCACATTAATACATATTATGAATCCGGAGCTTATAGTTTTAGGCGGAAGAGGAGCTGCAGCAGGTAAATTTTTAATGGCACCAATACAACAGGCAATCAACGAATTTTGTATCCCCAGATTGGCGGAACATACAGAAATTAAAGTCTCGGGCCTTGCCTCTGAATCAGAACTTTTAGGTGCGGCAACATTGGTTGTTGAAAATTGCGATTTTGCTTAA
- a CDS encoding glycoside hydrolase family 125 protein encodes MKRRIFLQNTGLLAAGLMVDKVSFAAAPDFPVVRVPESKRHFQSKAVESAIAEFKKNVKNKELGWLFENCFPNTLDTTVTYTEQNGKPDTYVITGDIDAMWLRDSTAQVTPYLSLVKDDRKLHDMIAGVINHQIKCIHKDPYANAFYGDETKEGEWKTDITDMKPGIHERKWEIDSLCYPIRLSYQYWTLTKDTAPFDTTWRDAIALIVKTFKEQQRKNGQGPYHFQRKTSWATDGVPLSGYGYPVKPVGLICSSFRPSDDATIYNFLIPSNFFAVISLKQAAQILKAVNKDTALANECLALATEVENALQKYAVVTHPQFGKVYAFEVNGYGSFNIMDDANVPSLLALPYLGAVKHNDPVYINTRKLILSLENPFYFEGKAGKGIGSPHTGLDKIWPISVVMRGLTSNNDAEIKQCLQTLQNCHGGTGFMHESFNKNDAKDFTRSWFAWSNTIFGELLWKIYKEKPHLLV; translated from the coding sequence ATGAAACGAAGAATCTTTTTACAAAACACAGGGCTACTGGCAGCCGGCCTTATGGTAGACAAAGTATCATTTGCTGCGGCACCTGATTTTCCTGTTGTCAGAGTACCTGAATCAAAAAGACACTTTCAAAGTAAAGCTGTAGAAAGTGCAATAGCCGAATTCAAAAAGAATGTTAAAAACAAGGAATTAGGATGGCTGTTTGAAAACTGTTTCCCTAATACCCTAGATACTACTGTAACTTATACAGAACAAAATGGCAAGCCAGATACTTATGTGATCACAGGTGATATTGATGCGATGTGGCTGCGAGACAGTACTGCACAGGTAACACCATATTTATCTCTTGTAAAGGATGATAGAAAACTGCACGACATGATTGCAGGTGTAATTAATCATCAGATAAAGTGTATCCATAAGGATCCGTATGCCAACGCATTTTATGGTGATGAAACTAAAGAGGGAGAGTGGAAAACCGATATTACAGACATGAAGCCTGGTATTCATGAGCGTAAGTGGGAAATCGATTCCTTATGTTATCCAATCCGGTTAAGTTATCAGTATTGGACCTTAACAAAAGATACTGCTCCATTTGATACTACCTGGAGAGATGCAATTGCCTTAATTGTTAAAACTTTTAAGGAGCAGCAAAGAAAGAATGGTCAGGGACCATATCATTTTCAGCGTAAAACATCATGGGCTACTGATGGTGTGCCGCTAAGTGGATACGGATACCCTGTAAAACCGGTTGGGTTAATCTGTTCTTCTTTCCGCCCAAGTGACGATGCAACGATTTATAATTTTCTGATACCATCAAACTTCTTTGCGGTGATCAGTTTAAAACAAGCGGCGCAAATTTTAAAGGCTGTAAACAAGGATACTGCTCTGGCAAATGAATGCTTGGCTTTGGCAACCGAAGTTGAAAATGCCTTACAGAAATATGCTGTTGTAACACATCCTCAGTTTGGTAAAGTCTATGCATTTGAGGTAAACGGCTACGGCAGTTTTAATATTATGGACGATGCTAACGTACCAAGTTTACTGGCCCTTCCTTATTTAGGGGCAGTAAAGCATAATGATCCGGTATATATTAATACACGTAAACTAATTCTATCATTGGAAAATCCTTTCTATTTTGAAGGCAAGGCCGGAAAAGGGATTGGCAGTCCACATACAGGATTAGATAAGATCTGGCCAATTAGTGTGGTAATGCGAGGATTAACAAGTAATAATGATGCAGAGATTAAACAATGTTTGCAAACATTACAAAATTGTCATGGGGGTACAGGATTTATGCACGAATCCTTTAATAAAAATGATGCTAAGGACTTTACCAGATCCTGGTTTGCGTGGTCAAACACAATTTTTGGGGAATTACTTTGGAAAATTTACAAAGAAAAACCACACCTTTTGGTATAG